Genomic segment of Paenibacillus sp. FSL R5-0912:
TGAATATCCGGATGAAGCTTGGCTGCTGAAGCAGGGACGCCCTTCATCAAGATGGACGCCGCGGGACCCTGAGCATGGAAGGCGGCAGGAAGAGGAGGACGGGAGCGAACAGTTAAGGTTGTCGGAGGCTACTGAGAACAGGCGGCTTTTCTCACTGAAGCAAAGTGTGCTCCGTACCAGCAAACCCGGCAAGGAAGACTTCTACAGCTTTCTGCAGAAAATGAAAAGTGAAATGAACGCCGGACTAGAGCGTGAGGATGACAGCTATTTCGAGCTAAATGCCAAGGCATTGATTGGTGATCCGCAGGCAGTCAGCTTTTTCATGAACGAGATCGAGAAGTATTTGCGCCGTACCCCGTTTACGGGCAAGGTGCCGGAGGCTTACCGTACAGCGGCAGAGGCGCTGTTCCATGAATGGAAAGGGTTCGGACCCGCTTACCGCTGGTTCACGGACCGGGCTTATAGTGAATCAACCGGTCTGCAGATGATCGGACGGCAAATTTTCTATAACCACCAGGGCAGGTTTGTAGCTTATCCGTATGAGATGCCTTCGCTGGATCGTGTAGAGCAGCTGAAGCGATCTCTGTTGAAAAGCGATCCCAACAAAAAGCTGAACAAGGATAATCCTTCGGTGGAATTCAAAATGGATGATCCCCTCTGGCCGGGGCGGTTCATCCGGCTAGCCATCTGGGTATCGCCACGGGTCTGGGAAGGCTTCACCACCATATCCCTGCGCCGCCAGGTCGTCGAATTTCTGGATCTGGATGATCAGGCCGGCACGGAATGCATCCCTGCGGAAGCGATTGAACTGATCCGTGCGCTTACGGGGACGTTTCGTAATACGATTATCGCGGGTGCCGTAGGCTCGGGTAAAACCACTTTTGCCAATACAATTGTCGGTGAGCAACTGCTCGGTTCCTCCTCCTGCATGG
This window contains:
- a CDS encoding ATPase, T2SS/T4P/T4SS family, which encodes MIEYPDEAWLLKQGRPSSRWTPRDPEHGRRQEEEDGSEQLRLSEATENRRLFSLKQSVLRTSKPGKEDFYSFLQKMKSEMNAGLEREDDSYFELNAKALIGDPQAVSFFMNEIEKYLRRTPFTGKVPEAYRTAAEALFHEWKGFGPAYRWFTDRAYSESTGLQMIGRQIFYNHQGRFVAYPYEMPSLDRVEQLKRSLLKSDPNKKLNKDNPSVEFKMDDPLWPGRFIRLAIWVSPRVWEGFTTISLRRQVVEFLDLDDQAGTECIPAEAIELIRALTGTFRNTIIAGAVGSGKTTFANTIVGEQLLGSSSCMGVVMIEKHPESILPYQIKGHRIIPIQASNEELMEVGVESLRHDPNILYMTEMRYNEWEFYLWSGEKGYDGITGTFHTVDSEDIPYQGAFAVSTRIGGSLKGHLISALKSCELVFILESVPDGKKRLSRISEVFYEEASNSVFANDLMRWEPEQSAWSYNDKLTPGLMVKMKKKNARATRMMLQELGHLAAQKPMVGPLKESLKSRIVLNE